CTGGCGAGTACGACCCTAGGGCTTGTGCTCAATTATTTCCGATTGGATCGTAACACCATGACGGGACATAAAAGTGCGACGATTTACGGAAGCAGCCAGAAAAAGGATGTTCACGGCGGTTGGAGTGATGCCTCCGGTGACTATGGCACCTACCTTTCCCATTTGTCTTACGCCAACTACATGAATCCTCAGCAAATTCCTTTGACGGTTTGGGTTCTTGCGCACGCCAACGAGCATATCCCTACGGCCGTAACCACGGCCACAAGTGGAGGCTTTGCCCTTGACGAGGCCCTCTGGGGTGCAGACTTTTTGGTACGCATGCTGAGTGATGACGGGTATTTCTACACCACTGTCTTTAATGGGTGGAATGCATCCGATGGCGGCTGGAACCTGTGCGCCTTTTCGGGTAGTGCAGGAACGATGTCTTCCAATTACCAGGCTGCCTATCGTGAAGGTGGCGGCATGGCCATCGCGGCCTTGGCTAGGGCCTCCACGCTAGGGAAGAATGGCGACTACACCTCGGACGAGTATTTGGCCGCTGCCAAGGCTGGTTTTGATCATTTGGAAAGTAAGCAGACCTTGGGTGGGGATTGTGCTTATTGCGATGATAAAAAGGAAAATATCATCGACGACTATACGGCCCTTATGGCGGCAACGGAACTTTCCATTGCCACGGGCCTGTCCAAATACATGACCGCTGCTCGCAAGAGGGCGGAACACCTGATCGACCGCCTTAGTGACGATGGCTATTTCTGGAGCGATAACGACAAGACCCGTCCGTTCTTCCATGCTAGTGACGCCGGCCTCCCTGTGGTGGCCCTATTGCGCTATATAGAACTGGAAAACAACATTGCGTATGAACCCTGTCCGTCAGAGGCAAACTGTGTCAATCCTGGCGAGGTCTTGATGAAAAAAGCCACCGAGGCTGTCAAGAAACATCTGGATTGGATGATTAGCGTGACAGACCGCCAAAACAATCATTTCGGCTATGCCAAGCAAGTTGTCAAAACCGGCGGCAAAATCCAAACGAATTTCTTTATCCCTCATGACAATGAGACCAATTACTGGTGGCAGGGAGAAAGTGCAAGACTAGGTTCCTTGGCTTCGGCTGCAGTTTACGCTTCAAGAATGCTTAGCTACGCCGATTCAACAAAGGCGTTCCAGTATGCGGCAGACCAGTTGGACTGGCTCTTGGGCAAGAACCCCTTCGATTTGAGCGTCATGAAGGGCGTCGGCACTAAGAATCCGCCGGTTTATCAGAGCTATTCAAGTACAACGTTTACAGGTGGCATTGCCAACGGTATTACCGGGAAAAATACGGATGGTTCCGGCATCGTGTGGGACGATTATTATGCGGCTGGTTTTTCGGAAGACTGGCAGACCTGGCGCTGGGAAGAACAGTGGCTGCCCCATGCCACCTGGTACTTGATGGCTCTTGTGACCCGCTACGACGAACACCCGGTGAAGGTTGTTTTCCCGTCTTCGAGTTCTTCCGGTGAGGGTGGTTCCAGCAGTTCCGATTCTGGTGACGTTACGCCCCTGCCGCAAGTATCGGGAACTGCCACGATGGAAATGAACTTGGTGGGACACAATCTGCAGGTGTCTTTCGTAAGCCCGACCCGGCGCAAGTTTCACCTGATGGATGTGCATGGCCGTGTGGTGATGAACACCGTATTGTCGAACGCAAGCAATACAGTCCAGCTGTCCACACTGCCTAAGGGAATCTACCTAGTGCATGTACAGGGATTTGCCCCGAAGAAGGTCGTGGTAAGGTAAATTCGCCCTTTGTTCTCCTTCGATTTATGACTTCGTCATGCTCGACCTGGTCGAGCATCCGTGAGCAACAAAGCCCCAGTTATTAAACTGGGGCGGTTGCCGTCTTCCGTGAGCAATCAAAAAAATCCCCGACAGTGTCGGGGACTTTCTACATCCTGAAAACTGCAGTGATTACGCTGCAAGCCTAGTTTATTTCAGCCGTACCGACTTGACCATCTTCTGGCTGCCCTGACGGATAACCAGGAAGGCAGCTCCCTGGTAACTTGTTTCCAGGGAGACGCTGTTGGCCCCACGGGTGGCGTTCACGTTTTTGCTTGTAATCACCTGACCCAGACTGTTCATGAGGGCAACACTTGCACGGCCTGTTGTTGCTGTGTTGAAGTTAGCTGTAATGACGCTGGCCTGAATATGTACATCAATTTCTAGCGTCCGCGCGGCTGCATAGAGCTGTTTTTCTGTTATCTTAGTAGTGGTTTTGCCGTAATCAATACGATCGGGACATTCGTTCGTGTTTCCCGGCTCCTGAGCATAAATCATGCCACGACCGCTACCGGCTAGATAGATGCGGCTATAGATGCAGGGGTCGCCCACCACCATGGTGAGTTCTCCGAAACGGTGGTTGGCATCGCCAATGTCTGTCCATGTCGCCCCATTGTCGTCGGAGCGGTAGATGGAATTGACGGGATTACTCGTATTGGCCATACCTACGGCGTAGATGGCGGGAGAAGAACCTTTTCCCTTTCCAAAGCCTATGTAGGCGGCGTAGGCAAGTCCATTGATCTTTTTGAAAGAGGTGCCGCCATCAGTAGAGTGATAGACGCCTTCGGCAGAAGTATTGGTCCAAACGACGCCGCCGATATTGATGCCCTGAACAGCCCAGAGATCTCCCTCGGCGTTGGGGTTTGCAAAGATCCGAGCCTTGCTGTAGGCATAGTCCGCCAATGTCGCCATATCGCTGTTCGCTGTAGTCCAGTTCTTGCCACCATCGGTACTCTTGAATAGCTTTCCGACACTGGCGCTATAGATGTAGAACGTCTTTTCGGCTTTCTTGTCGGATACTACGTGGAATCCGGAAACGTCGTTGGAGGTGACGCCGTTTGCCTTTGTCCAGCTGGCGCCATCGTTTGAGGAATAATAGACGCCATTACCCGCCATGTTCCAGACAATGGTAGAACCGTCAGCAGAAATAGCTGCGAAATTGTCTTCGTTGGTATAGGTGCTAGAGCCCGCATACTGATTTACAGTCCATGTGGGGAGAGCGCTTTGATCGGTTGTGAACTGCTTCCAAGTTTTGCCACCATCGGTAGAGACGGCACCCAGGCCCTTAGTGGCTTCCTTGTAAATGCGGATCATCTTTTCGGGCATAAGTCCGGCATAGTCGATGTCGTAGTTGGTACCGGCTTCAATCTGGTGCCTTGTTTCCATAGGGCTGTCTAAATCGGTATGGTAATAGCCGTCGATATCGCCGACCACACTTACGAGAGGAGCTCCCTTGGTGGTGCTTACATAACCAAGCGGAACGGTTTCTTCGATACCCTTGTCCGTAAATTTCCAAGTGGGCTTGGCGGCGGTGGCGTTGGTGGTACTCCAGATACCGTAACCCGTCCCGAAAATCACGTTGTCCGGATCGGTGGGATTGATTCCTAGAGCCGATACCCAATGGGGGTTGCTGGTGGCATTGCTATGGGCAGATGCGGCATCAAAGGAACCGTTACGCATAATTTCACTCCAGGTGGAGCCGCCATCCTTGGTGTAATAGATGTATTCGTGAGGAACAAAGTTCGAAGAACTAGGACCGCCATTTCCACCCCAGCAGTTTGCTGTGGACACGGCTGCAGTTTTGCCATCCCCGATGCTAGAAACACCCACGAAACCCACGGACTTGCCTCCACAGGAGGCTGGCATGGACAATTCTTGAATTGCGCCCGTAGAAATAGTGAACTTGTGGACATGGCCTCCGCTGGATGTCCCCTGGTCCAAAGGCTTCGTGTCGTTGCTGGTAATCCAGATTACATCGCCTGCAACAGACATCTGGTAAACTGTCTTGGTGAAGGACGCCGCCACTTGCGTAAATGATGAACCATCGGTGCTCTTGTACAGGCCGCCAGCATAGGGGGCAGCGTATACATTGCCCTTGGAATCAAAGGCGACGGCGCTTATACCGTCTGTATTCAAGAAGCCCGCGATGGTCGTCCAGCTCTGTCCGTTGTTTGTGCTTTTCAGGAGTCCGTTCTGGTTGGTGCCCAGGTAGACAGTGGATCCCTTGACTGCCAGCCGGTTGCCCATACCACGACCATCTCCGTTTCCGCCTAGGCAGATGGAACCGTCGCTTGTTAATTTAGCGGCCGCCGTTCCTGAAACGGTTTTAGAGTTCAGTGGGTATTTTGTCCATGATGCGCCTCCATCAGTCGAACGGAAAACAGATCCTTCGGAACACCAGCTGACATCGGTATAGAGCCCGCCGGTCGTATAGACGTTCTTGTCGTCGGTAATGTCAACGGCCAAGGCGATAGAACCCATGTCGTTACCGCTGGTAAAGGAATCGTTTAGTGGAACCCATTCAGAAGCTGTTGCATTCCAGAGGTAGGCTCCACCCACGTCGGTGCGGATGTAGGCTTGACCTGCAGAGTTGAACGTGACTCCAGGTACATAGCCGCCGCCCCAGTTCTGTATGCTGTTATAGACATAGGCGGCCTGGGCCATGGAGCCGCTGGCCACAATGGCCAACCCAAACGCGGCAGTCGTCTTCAAGATATTCATACTCAATCCTTTTTTTGTTAATATCCCGGTGTAAATATAACTTGAAGGCGTAAAAAACCGTAGGTCAGTTTTGTTTACAATGTGGACATATTGTCCAAAATACGCTAATTCGTAAGAATTGGGTAAGTTATCGCTTGCCCTTGTATTCCGCGATGGCCATGCCCATGACGATGGTGGCGGCTCCTGCCCAGGCCACAGGAGAGATGCGTTCCCCGATGGCAATCATGGCGGTGATGATGGTTACCAGGGGCAGGGCATAGACATAGTTGCTGGCCAGGACCGTACCCAGTTTTTTTAGGACGGTGTTCCATGCCACATAGCCCAGTAGCGAAGAGAATATGGCGAGGCACAAAAAGTTAAACGCTACTACGGGTTCGGCAAAGTTTTCCCATGGAATGGAACGCCCTTGCAGATGTTCTGCCGCCATGAGGGGGATGGAACTGACAATGCTGTAGAAAAAAATTTTTCGGGTGATGAACAGGGTGCTGTACCGCGCCTTGAAGGGCTTGAGGCTCAGGGAGTAGATGGTCCAGAGGATGGCTGCCGCAAAGGCGAGGAAATCTCCCAGGGGCGAAAGTTTCAATATGAACTTGCCGTTGAGGACCACCAGCACCATCCCTACGAAAGTCAGCAGGGAACCCAGGATTTGTCTGGACT
The Fibrobacter sp. DNA segment above includes these coding regions:
- a CDS encoding DMT family transporter; amino-acid sequence: MKNSTAIWHILAVATVIFWGTSFVSTKVLLTHGFSAVQVFFIRFVFTYLLLLAINHKKILAQNFKDEFLLFISGITGGTLYFWAENTALTLSPSSNVSLIVCTNPLLIMIFGGLLFKSERLKSRQILGSLLTFVGMVLVVLNGKFILKLSPLGDFLAFAAAILWTIYSLSLKPFKARYSTLFITRKIFFYSIVSSIPLMAAEHLQGRSIPWENFAEPVVAFNFLCLAIFSSLLGYVAWNTVLKKLGTVLASNYVYALPLVTIITAMIAIGERISPVAWAGAATIVMGMAIAEYKGKR
- a CDS encoding glycoside hydrolase family 9 protein is translated as MRKLYFPLFLGVASMAGAAVTFHYNVAGYDSNLPKALVVESSDNLNGASYSIKKDGATIASGTFGVGSIPTGWTNGFTVYYNLDFSKVNTPGSYTVEFKSGGNTVTSKAITVADKNLASTTLGLVLNYFRLDRNTMTGHKSATIYGSSQKKDVHGGWSDASGDYGTYLSHLSYANYMNPQQIPLTVWVLAHANEHIPTAVTTATSGGFALDEALWGADFLVRMLSDDGYFYTTVFNGWNASDGGWNLCAFSGSAGTMSSNYQAAYREGGGMAIAALARASTLGKNGDYTSDEYLAAAKAGFDHLESKQTLGGDCAYCDDKKENIIDDYTALMAATELSIATGLSKYMTAARKRAEHLIDRLSDDGYFWSDNDKTRPFFHASDAGLPVVALLRYIELENNIAYEPCPSEANCVNPGEVLMKKATEAVKKHLDWMISVTDRQNNHFGYAKQVVKTGGKIQTNFFIPHDNETNYWWQGESARLGSLASAAVYASRMLSYADSTKAFQYAADQLDWLLGKNPFDLSVMKGVGTKNPPVYQSYSSTTFTGGIANGITGKNTDGSGIVWDDYYAAGFSEDWQTWRWEEQWLPHATWYLMALVTRYDEHPVKVVFPSSSSSGEGGSSSSDSGDVTPLPQVSGTATMEMNLVGHNLQVSFVSPTRRKFHLMDVHGRVVMNTVLSNASNTVQLSTLPKGIYLVHVQGFAPKKVVVR